A window of Cherax quadricarinatus isolate ZL_2023a chromosome 62, ASM3850222v1, whole genome shotgun sequence genomic DNA:
TTCCTAGCAAAGCACTTAACTACAAGAGTTATGCAGCACTTAGGGAATGGGAAGTGATCAAGTCTGACCCATGGAAGGGAAGGGTAACCTTAATACTTCGGATCATGagctcttcaccagtatcataaGACTATTTAGGATCTTTGGACAAAATGACAAAATAAACTATGTTTGAAACATAAAACAACAACAGTCATTTTCTTgaaccaaaataaaaaaaagtaacaGACTGCACTACACAGATTTACTATTATATTACAAGAGTTTAGTATATTAATGCTGCAATAAACACAACTCCAAAACACAACGAGCACTAAAATATTGACAAAAACcaaatacaacaacatacaagtgGTCGTAATTCTCAAGTTTACACAATACTTTATGTTTACACTATGTCACAATTTAAGAAGATTTCCACTGATATGGAAATTTACAAAAAACACTATCATTACTTTCATATTACATTAATAttcttataatcatgggggagcactaaacccatcatTATTTTCATAAATACTATAAACTGGCCATAATTCATCAAGAAGTTATAATGTAAAAAGCTGATACACAATCACGGTAGAGGATCCAACATTTATCTTTACCTGATGTTATATTTGCCAAAATTTGCAAAAGCAGTCTATGTAATACCAAGTCTTTCTTGCCCAACCTGCTACTAATACTGATATTTCTCAATGTTCAGCCTCTCTACTGAAGGAGCAAGAATTTTGCTTCTCAACTCTGTGCAGATTTAGCCAGAGCCTTTAAGTTGAAAGGTGAGAGACCGCTGAGTTGAAAGGCTTGTTTTATATTATGGGACTTGATCACTTTTTTCTGAACTCTGCTCAAAACTACAAAGAAACCATTATAAGTTAAGGAGGAGCTGTTGGTTTCAGATTTCCATTTCTGTTCCTCCTCAGCCCATGCAAGCCTCAAGGGATCACACACAGCCATTGCAACTGGCTCAAGCTTCAACAGAATAGTGTATGGATGAAGTGAATGAACGATCACCTTTTTGTCTTTAAATAGCTCACACACTTCTGGAGTTACCATTGTAGTATAGCGCCCATGTAAAAATAATATGACGGGGGTCTTGATGCCTTCTTTGTGAAGCCATGGGATAAATACGGTTTTCAAATGGCCCAACAAATTCTCCGACTGAACTGCACCGGAGGGCGAACTGCTGATGTGCCATGCCTGTGATGACATCTCGTCCACGAGACTGGGAATTACTAAATTAGGGAAAACGACTGTTGCAGGGGGGACTTTACCAGCTGCGCTGATAGTTTCTATGACCGATATAAACTGGGAGCGCTCCCTGGGCGTTCTATCATTAGTACTACGTGGCTCAAATACAGTGCCATCTTTGGCACTCATAGGAAACACAATGGAGCCAGTGGAAAATATCCTAGTCGCATCATTCAATATATCTTCAAAACCATTCTGGGCTAAAAACTTTAGTAAATCAGAGTACCACAATTCTGCAGCATCTAAGGTTGCAAAACTCTTGACTATTAAATTGCTCTTGTGAACATTAGATGTGATGCTCGGATTCTTTTTGAGAAATTTTAAGTACCAGAAGCTGTTGGGGAGGTTATTTGGGAAAGGCGTTTGTCTCCGCTTTTCAGCAAATATCTTTTGAACGGTGTTTAATATCTCATTCTTCACGTGGGCAAACCCTAAATCATTCGATATTTGCAACCAGTCTAACACAAAATCCAGTTCTCTTGCTGTGAGTAGCAAATCTCTGTCCAGGTTCTCCCGAGGGAGGCCAGTGGTGGATGTGGTTCGTGTCTGGCTTAGGGTCGGCCCCTGCACTCCAATTTCAGTCTTGAGTGGTTCCTGGTGATCCTCTTGTGGCATCTGATGAAGGAACACAGTGTTAATTATCCTCAAGTCATTTACAATTACATAATTTACTGcttcagtatacagtggacccccgcttaacgatcacttcccaatgcgaccaattatgtaagtgtatttatgtaagtgcgtttgtacgtgtatgtttgggggtctgaaatggactaatctactccacaatattccttatgggaacaaattcggtcagtactggcacctgaacatacttctggagtgaaaaaatatcgttaaccgggggtccactgtatttgtctctcaaactttatttctataaagtgAAGTACAGTATATTATACAATTAAGATGACTGACATACTACATAAACTGCTTTACAGAAAGTGCCTTATTGCACAAAGCATTTCAGGTAGTCTTATGCAAGTTACAGTAAACTATCTTATAAATCTGTTTAATACTTTGCCTTTTTTTAATTGCATTTACAAAAAAGAATCACTATAAACAGTCTTATAAGAAAGTTGGCTGTAGTACAATTTGTTGTAGATGCAACTACAAAAGTGCATCCAAAATTGAAAAGTGCATAATATGCGAGCATTTTCATGGGGTTTTCAATCTGGGATGCAATTTTTCAATTGCATTTACAAAAAAGAATTGCATTGCATGAACAAGTTTTTTAATAAACACTGAGAAAATCTTGGAAATGTAGTTAGAAATATTCATACAAGTCAAAAGATTTCATATTAATCAGCTTATTAACAGTCTTGGTCCATgtaagttaatttttcatgcaaTTTGAATATCTTATCTTCCTcacttattatattcatggagaagcactaaacccatatagGTCATTCAGTGCCTGGGTAACGGGAAGCAATTAAatctgatcctaggaaatggAGGGGAACTCCAAGTCCTTCAATCAAGAGCCCTGCATCAGCAACAAGACACACCCCTGGAAGGTAATCTGCTGTGCTGCCTCATACACCAGTTCAAATCACTCTCCAAATTAGTACATACAATATGTTAACTTATATGTGAATTCTCACTAGCCCTAactcttgtaataataataataataataataataataataataataataataataataataataataataataataataataataatgataatttttttaacaccagccgtctcccaccgaggctgggtgacccgaaaaaaagaaacgctttcatcatcactcactccatcactgtcttgccagaggtgcactaatactacagttcagatgctccTTCAAGCTGCAAATAactttccttcagagtgcagacactgtacttcccaccaccagggctcaagtccagctaactggtttacatgaatcctttcataaatgttactcagctcacactccaacagtatgcagtcataaaaaccacttgcctctactcactcctaacatgcttgctggatgtccaagcttcTCACATATACAACATcgacagagtaccacagtcaaacatttaccactttagtgaaaaactaggaaacatgattactgatgcacacatgaataaagaccacctgctactaacaggtgatttcaacataaacatactacacgaccaggacccacaagtaaccgaattcacaaacactatgagcaactgcctgttgctaccaacaatatctgaacctacaagaatcactgaGACAagtatctccttaatagaccacatctggacaaacaccatatcccctttaaaatcaggcataatcacagacaacactacagaccactacccaacctttctcaaaACTAATCTGGgtaaactgccacaagacatcactaaagtaaccttcagactacataacgagacagcagttaacaactttatagcagctatgaataacatcgattggcaaaatgagcttgaaacatatacagatatgaatgtatgtataaataattttctaaaaaaagcccaaagcctctataacaaacattgccccaaaaaaccaaacagatcacagcaaagagactgaataatccctggctaacaccaagcatcctcaaatcccttaacacaaagcacaaatatgaaaaacagtatagaatcaGTCacataactagagaacagtctaaacgttactcgtcagctcttaccagcctgataagaagatcaaaaaaattgtattatgaaaacagattaaaAAACATCAAAGGTGACatgaaaaaaaactggaaaactctatctgaaattcttggaactataaagttatccaaaaacaaaacaatcgaactaacaaaatcagataaacccctactcacaccaaatgaaacagcaaacagactcaatgttttcttctctaccacctgggagtgatcatgtcggaggatctcaccttcaaggaccataacattgtatcaattgcatctgctagaaaaatgacaggatggataatgagaaccttcaaaactagggaggccaagcccatgatgacactcttcaggtcacttgttctatctaggctggaatattgctgcacactaacagcatctttcaaggcaggtgaaattgctgacctagaaaatgtacagagaaccttcatggtgtgcacaacggagataaaacacctcaattactgggagcgcttgaggttcctaaacctgtattcgctggaacgcaggcgggagagatacatgattatatacacctggaaaatcctagagggactagtaccgaacttgcacacgaaaatcactcactacgaaagcaaagacttggcagatgatgcaacatccccccaatgaaaagcaggggtgtcactagcacgttaagagaccatacaataagtgtcaggggcccgagactgttcaactgcctcccagcatacataagggggattaccaacagacccctggcagtcttcaagctgacactggacaagcacctaaagttagttcctgaccagccgggctgtggctcgtacgttggtttgcgtgcatccagcagcaacagcctggttgatcaggctctgatccaccaggaggcctggtcacagaccgggccgcgggggcattgacccccggaactctctccaggtaaactctaggtaaacaggaaaaaatctagcgaacaaaataccaagctcaaacacccatccatcagactacctcataggtacctacccaaatacactactcctagctccaaccaacccactagaagtctcgctcatcatcaacacccttaaaaacaaggcaggagacataaacaacttgcctgcttttatgtacaaaaaagcttctcaagtattgtcaccaattattgcaacgctctttaacaaatccattgaatcatctaccttcccaacaatcctcaaaatagcgagtgtcactccgatccataaaggaggtgaccaagctgtcttgaataactatagaccaatatctaacttaccactgctctctaaaatctttgaaaaattaattcaaagACGGACCTATTcttacctcgtctcacacaacatattaaacccttgtcagtttggattcaggaataataaaagcacaaatgatgctatcatacacatgcttgaactaatatatactgcacttgaaaagaaagaagtcccactgggcattttcattgatttatgtaaagcttttgatacagtcaaccatgaactgctgtactccaaatacgtaaatgcactatggtatcagaggccactccttcaactacctaaagtcataccttagtaatagaactcaatatgtgtatgcaaatggtgcaaactcttccacccaaccaatcacagtaggagtcccacaaggaagtgtccttggaccactcctctttctcatctacatcaatgatctaccgaatgcatcacagctactcaaacccatattacggatttgcagatgacactacataagtcttctcccacccaaacccagtcatactagcaaacactgtcaatgctgaattgcagaaaatatctgcctggatgatgactaataaacttaccctgaatactgataaaagctatttcattcagtttggaaataaagctgcaaatgatccaattaacataacgctaaatggatcatcagtcacaagactcacagagggaaaattcctaagtatccaccttgacagtagccttaagttccagacacacatacaacaaatcaccaagaaaatctccaagactgtaggcatactatcaaagataaggtactacgttctacaatcagctctcctggccctgtaccattcactcatatatccttatctcacctatggaatttgtgcatggggatcaacaacattcaatcacctaagacctctaataacccagcaaaaggcagcagtcagaatggtaacaaattcccactcctgccagcatactccaccaattttcaaaagtctgaatctgctcaccattaagaataTCCAtatttattcatgtgcctactacatacacagaacaatacacacaaatataaaccctccactcaaacttctcctcaccatccttagcaggacacatgaccataacacaagacacagatctctttttgatgtacctcatgtccatatcacactgtgtaaaaaatctatgcacataaagggccccaaaatatggaattcattaccagaagatactaaagcAACCCGGTCTGAAattcaatttaagactcttctcaaaaaccacttaatcaccctagactaaatgctaaatactcagtacacacatactcacttatgtattcccacatcataacttcaacaatcactttgaaccttttatccattcttgacaagaatataattgaatcattgttttcacaaaaagcatttttgaatatatgaatatatcttttgtcttatataaattagattcacttataattaataatctactgtacaactatgatataattaatattctacttaCAACTATGacataattcttagtgttaagtagtctgtaagccaataatgttaagtcagcccataatgcctaggcataatagaggctctctttgcattgcaacccattattgtaaatacaaaatctcaatgtactatttccaaagacaaatgaataagcatatatatacacacccctctgggttttcttctattttctctctagttcttgttcttgtttatttcctcttatctccatggggaagtggaacagaattcttcctccgtaaaccatgcgtgttgtaagaggcgactaaaatgccaggagcaaggggctagcaaccccttctcccgtataaattactaaatttaaaaagagaaacttttgtttttctttttgggccaccctgccttggtgggatacggccaatttgttgaaaaaaaaaaaaataaatgaataaataaatactttacacccctccctccaacttttcctaggacgacccctaccccacatcccctccactacagatttatacaccctccaagtcatcctattttgcttcatCCTCTCAGTGtctaaaccacttcaacaacctctccttggctctctgaataatacttttagtaatcccaTACCACCTACTAATCTCCAAACTAAAAATTCTCTGCACAATTTTCACCTCATCTCCCAAACATAACTATACCAACACTTTACTATATCAAACAAAACCAACTCGTCTATTCCTGTTTCTTCATCTCTTATAATCTTTCCTTGCCTGAAATCACAGAACCAGTTTGAAATTACTCAAGAAACCCCAATTAAGATCATTAAATCGGTTTAACATATTAATACACTTAAAATTAcactacaggtcagccatcactaatccggcaatcagttaaccggttccatcagtaatccagcactaacttcagctagcataatttcaaatttcatcattatactgactcaaataaTTATACTgtctcaaatttcatcattatactgactcagaaattgtgcagatggttgtaaatccacagcagcaagccagtggaggagaaagcagtgatgaaaataaggaagatgtagcagaaaatCTCTCTGTTGATATGTtagttaagtgtattctaacctaaccactctgtaatccagcaaactcactaatccagcacactacaggtcccaatgatgccagattagtgatggctgacctgtaattGTAATATTTTTTGCTCTCTCTTTACTAATTATAATATTTTTGCTACCTCTTTTTTCATAATAAGGGCTAATTAAAATTTACTACTCCATAACCCATATCTAATTTTAAGTAGTGTGTAAGCATCAGTATTAGTCTGTCTGAAATGCTAGTTACTTTCCTTGTGCTTATCAATACTTTATTTCATGTAAACTACAGTTTGTATGCTCCACAAAGGAATAAAattttgatttgatttgagtACGATACCACTTATTGGGAGTCCCAGCCACATTACCTCCCTATTGTATACCGTAACACAATTTTCAGATGCCACAGTTCCATACTCATACTTGAGTTGTACAGAGTGAGTACACTGAGGTCAGTGATCACCTGTGGttatacctgcctaagctctgggagttagtgtaggctgttaccaagcaccatggcttgttgtagtgttttagaatctcaggttaaagtgttgaaggaggtggttctacttcttcaggaggaaaataagaggctgaggcttcgcctagatgagtttgggagagagtgtgagaagggtttagctggtaaggaggaaatggtcactagcagtgatagtggtagtcactttaagtggcaagtggttcacagttcaggaagaaggaagataaggagggttaacagagaagatgtgaaggtaggaaatcaattctctgttcaccaggacgagtgcacttcagtggttagcgaggttgaaggtaccactgattcctctGCTAATCAAggaaagaatattttaatagtaggagattctcatgtaagatatatggaccgtgctttttgtaacagagacagaaaggtcagacagagagtgtgccttccaggagctggtgttggtgacatagtcagcaggttggataatatgtcaggtaatgggaacaagcctattatctgtcttagtactgggggtaatgacattgggaagggcaggagacaggagctgctggataagtacaggtcagtcatagtagtagttaggtctaagggagggatcccagtcatatgcagcattttgcctagaaagggagtgggcaacgaatggatgtctagggcaattggtataaattgctggctagacaggtactgcaaggaacttgcaatcccattcattgataactgggacctattctttggcaaacgtgatatgtatgcaagggatggggttcatctctctggggatggagtggttgcattagccaattcgattgagagggtaattgatgacttgtctaggaatttaaactgatagattatagaggtatgggtgtttgtgggaaacaatcaggctgcagtattagggttataaacagcagttattactgggatacctcagggatatgtttaaaagacaatattcaaaataaagctgcaagtaatggcaaatcaatttatcaacaaagagagatagaagagggcaacgagtgactagttccctcaaggtttactatacaaatagtaggagtctaataaataagatagatgagctaagattacttgtaagtgtaggtaatatagatattattggtataacagagacctggttcaaactgaaagatagagaaatgccttctgaatacaatatacagggttataaactattccacactgatagggtcaacaggaagggtggtggagtggcgatgtatgtcagagaaaatttaaattgtcttagacatgatataagattagaaacattgaacacagaatctatttggctacagtttctcgagggtcatgacaaattaattttgggtgattcataggcccccaaaccttgatagggaatgCAGTAAGCTGTtttgggatgaaattcataaggcatctagatatgaaaacgttgtgataatgggagattttaactttagacaaattgattggaacaatatgacaggaaatcttgagtctagtgactttcttgatatggtttaGGATTGCtctttagaacaggttgtgacagaaccaactagaggaaacaatctgcttgactaattaataatcttgaggttaatgatgagcttggggaaagtgaccacaaatcacttagtttcaatatatcattgaATTACCcatataactgcaatcaaatctctgtcccagatttttgcttggccgacttcatggaactgaaaaattacctgggtgggctaaattgggatgtcctgactatgggtctggtaggtgatcttggttgccaatatgacgtttttcagagcatagttctagctgcccagacaacttttgttccgagtagggaaattagatctaacaaaaatgatcccaaatggatgaacaatagattaaaacatctcattggtcaaaagagaggcatatataggcgtatcaaaagaggggatgggcagttaagaaatcaatatattcaattaaagagaaaaataaagaaaggaataagaagagcaaaaagagattatgaggctaaggtcgcaagggactcaaagattaacccaaaagggttcttttaggtatacagaagtaagattagggacaaaattggcccacttaagagtaactctggtcagatcactgacagtgataggtatgtgtgtgaaattctcaatacctacttcctctcagttctcacccaggaaaatactagcgatattcctaaagtaatagattatgtagaacaggacgataataaactatgcacgattgcggtaactagtgacatggtcctcagacaaatagagaaactaaaacctaacaaatccccaggccctgaagaactgtttgcaagggtgttaaaggaatgtaaataggaacttagcatacctgtgcctaatctttttaacatatcactacaaactggtatagtgcctgataagtggaaaatggcaaatgtaatacctatttacaaggcaggtgacaggtccttggcttcgaactatagaccaataaaccttacctccatagtgggaaaatttatggaatcaataattgccgaagcaatttcaagccatcttgataggcacagactgattaatgaatctcgacacggttttacaaaggggcgttcctgtcttgcgaatttactaacatttttcactaaggtgtttgaggaggtagatcatggtaatgaatatgatattgtgtatatggactttagtaaggctttcgatagagttccacataagaggctattgaggaaacttaaggcacacggaatagtagaaattttttcctgggtaggggcatggctgacaaataggcagcagagagtttgcataaatggggagaaatcaaaatggaggcacgtcacaagcagtgttcctcaggggtcagtgttgggctcattgttgttcacaatttacataaacgacatagatgagggaataaagagcgacatacgcaaatttgctgatgacaccaaaataggccgtccaatttattctaatgaggacactaaagcactccaggatgatttaaatagactgatgcaatggtcggagaagtggcagatgcagtttaatatagacaaatgcaaagttctcaatgttggacaggaaaataaccatgccacatataaactaaataatgtagatcctaatactactgattgcaaaaaggatttaggagttctggttagcagtaatctaaaaccaagacaacagtacattagtgttcacaataaagctaacagaattcttggcttcatatctagaagtataaaaaatagaagtcttcaggttgttcttcaactctatatatccttggttaggcctcatttagactatgctgctcagttctggtcaccgtatttcagaatggatataaatgctctggaaaacgtacagaggaggatgacaaagatgatcccatgtatcagaaatcttccctatgaggatagactgagggccctgaatctgcactctctcaaaaggcgtagaattaagggggatatgatcgaggtgtataaatggaaaacaggaataaataaaggggatgtaaataatgtgctgaaaatttccagccaagacaggacttgcagcaatggtttcaaattggaaaaattcagattcaggaaagatatagaaaagcactggtttggtaacagagttatggatgagtggaacaaactcccaagtgcagttattgaggctaaaacattgtgtagttttaaaaataggttagataagtacatgtgtgggtgtgggtgggtgtgagttggacctgactagcttgtgctgctgggtctggtgccgtgctccttccttgagtggagttgaccagactgggtgggtcattgggctaatctggggggtaGGGGGGACATGGATGTGCTCCACATgagtcagtaggtctgttgcagtgttccttctttcttatgttcttaagtacatcaattcaagactcttcttaaaaaaaaaacacctacTCAACCAAATCTAAATATGTACTCAGTACTTAACTTTACTTACAAAGCTAACAAATCACTCTCCACTGCCTCAAA
This region includes:
- the LOC128687293 gene encoding uncharacterized protein isoform X2; its protein translation is MDGGLLCLKWRDHRSTFFRMLSSVRKKEIYCDATIACDGKFYPVHRLVLSTCSEFFERMFEVADNKHLMIVLTDIQHEYLETLLDYMYIGEVNVLQSDLSSFMKAAECLKIRGLAEPSETNPRKECADSKRNMPQREDGWEIKRRRQNDDLPVNSKPETKSSLGGNSLDNLNSAKVPPRSRTSCGEPKRGRDPSLGHTKINNIPASGIVSPAQLALAELASEKQAGSSSNLTSSLSKDHDNDSSISHDTELSDCKSSQVKFEDVNVKEEPEDWPQAESNEDPQLFRFSDPGLAYLANASTLPLPVQGISQTTQAQTGPLEHSAHPLPGPSGLHSLTGWDHQSLSSSVTSDDFVQYRGGTVKGVNQMPQEDHQEPLKTEIGVQGPTLSQTRTTSTTGLPRENLDRDLLLTARELDFVLDWLQISNDLGFAHVKNEILNTVQKIFAEKRRQTPFPNNLPNSFWYLKFLKKNPSITSNVHKSNLIVKSFATLDAAELWYSDLLKFLAQNGFEDILNDATRIFSTGSIVFPMSAKDGTVFEPRSTNDRTPRERSQFISVIETISAAGKVPPATVVFPNLVIPSLVDEMSSQAWHISSSPSGAVQSENLLGHLKTVFIPWLHKEGIKTPVILFLHGRYTTMVTPEVCELFKDKKVIVHSLHPYTILLKLEPVAMAVCDPLRLAWAEEEQKWKSETNSSSLTYNGFFVVLSRVQKKVIKSHNIKQAFQLSGLSPFNLKALAKSAQS